A genomic stretch from Silurus meridionalis isolate SWU-2019-XX chromosome 1, ASM1480568v1, whole genome shotgun sequence includes:
- the etv5b gene encoding LOW QUALITY PROTEIN: ETS translocation variant 5b (The sequence of the model RefSeq protein was modified relative to this genomic sequence to represent the inferred CDS: inserted 1 base in 1 codon): MDSFYDQQVPFVVPPNKCQAKEPSCKPLSERKRKFMDSELAQDTEELFQDLSRLQEIWIAEAQVPDTEQFVPDFQDNLMFHGPPQTKVKREDSPSRNFSPCGQEQRLSPYGEKCLYSYSAYERKPFGFSKPLTSPPTPVSPCNSAHNPGTHPLQKRVTPPVHTQTQGIPAVTGHTHQRIQNTVQSQSPPFAVPRPPVTHPDASYNADHRFHRQLSEPCLPFPQPDARSGTPYPPQNTNHFPRENRPQYHRQMSEPVIPLPPRGFKQEMVDPRYPEHRASNVAASRVSSFHHMPIKQEPREFGIDSEIQNCQSSFGKSSNFYQANNEGFMYDGEPHLYYEDACVVPERLEGKCKQEGVSFREGPPYQRRGSLQLWQFLVTLLDDPSNSHFIAWTGRGLEFKLIEPEEVARRWXIQKNRPAMNYDKLSRSLRYYYEKGIMQKVAGERYVYKFVCDPEALFSMAFPDNQRPCLKADPDAMQVPEDDTVPLSHYDEASRASCADGRDQCLAGLSFPDGYAF, translated from the exons ATGGACAGCTTTTATGATCAACAGGTCCCTTTTGTGGTGCCACCTAAT AAATGTCAGGCCAAGGAGCCATCATGCAAGCCactgagtgagagaaagaggaagttCATGGACAGTGAGCTCGCTCAAGACACCGAAG AGCTGTTTCAGGACCTGAGTCGGCTGCAAGAAATATGGATAGCTGAAG CCCAAGTACCTGACACTGAACAGTTTGTTCCAGATTTCCAGGACAACT TGATGTTCCATGGCCCACCACAAACCAAAGTGAAAAGGGAAGACAGTCCAAGCAGAAACTTTTCCCCCTGTGGACAAGAGCAAAGACTCTCGCCATATGGAGAGAAGTGCCTTTACAGCTACAG TGCCTATGAAAGGAAGCCATTTGGATTCAGTAAACCCCTGACATCACCCCCTACCCCTGTATCACCTTGCAACTCTGCACATAACCCAGGGACACATCCCCTGCAGAAAAGAGTCACACCTCCAGTCCATACTCAGACACAGGGGATACCAGCTGTGACTGGCCACACTCATCAAAGAATACAGAACACAGTTCAAAGCCAAAGCCCACCTTTTGCAGTGCCCCGCCCACCTGTCACTCACCCAGACGCCTCCTACAATGCAGATCACAG GTTCCACAGGCAACTATCAGAGCCATGTCTGCCTTTCCCACAGCCCGATGCTCGCTCTGGGACTCCATACCCACCGCAGAACACCAACCACTTTCCACGAGAGAACCGGCCGCAATACCATCGCCAAATGTCTGAGCCGGTAATCCCACTTCCTCCACGGGGCTTTAAACAAGAGATGGTGGACCCACGGTACCCTGAACATAGGGCCTCTAATGTTGCAGCCAGTCGTGTCTCATCGTTCCATCACATGCCCATCAAACAGGAGCCCCGAGAATTTGGCATTGATTCTG AAATACAGAATTGTCAGTCATCCTTTGGGAAGTCATCGAACTTCTATCAGGCTAACAATGAAG GCTTCATGTATGATGGAGAGCCTCACCTCTATTACGAAGACGCGTGTGTTGTGCCTGAGCGGCTCGAAGGAAAGTGCAAACAGGAAGGGGTGAGCTTCAGGGAGGGGCCCCCATACCAAAGGCGGGGCTCTCTGCAACTCTGGCAATTTCTGGTCACGCTCTTGGACGATCCATCTAACAGCCACTTCATTGCGTGGACCGGCCGTGGGCTTGAGTTTAAACTCATTGAGCCTGAAGAG gtggccAGGCGCT GAATTCAGAAAAACAGGCCTGCCATGAACTATGACAAGCTGAGCCGATCTCTCCGCTATTACTATGAGAAGGGCATCATGCAGAAG GTTGCAGGAGAGCGGTACGTGTACAAGTTTGTATGCGACCCAGAAGCGCTCTTCTCCATGGCCTTCCCCGATAACCAGAGGCCGTGCCTAAAAGCCGACCCTGATGCGATGCAGGTCCCCGAGGATGACACGGTTCCTCTCTCCCACTACGATGAAGCCAGCAGAGCCTCTTGCGCAGATGGCAGGGATCAATGCTTGGCAGGGCTGTCTTTCCCTGACGGCTACGCTTTCTGA